DNA sequence from the Acidimicrobiales bacterium genome:
ATGGCGCTGTTGGTCGACCCCGACCTGGCCCTCGGCGTCCTGCAGACCCTGGCGCGCTTCCAGGGGGAGAGCATCGACCCCCGCAGCGAGGAGCAGCCCGGCCGGATCCTCCACGAGATGCGCTTCGGCGACGCGCCGTCGCTGTCGCTCGGCGGGGGGAGCATCTACTACGGGACCGCCGACGCCACGCCACTGTTCGTCATGCTCCTGGGCGAGCTGCGTCGGTGGGGCCTGGCGCGCGAGGTCGTCGACGAGCTCCTTCCCAACGCCGAGCGGGCCCTCGAGTGGATCGACAACTACGGCGACCTCGACGGTGACGGGTATGTCGAGTACCAGCGGATGACCGACCGCGGACTCGCCAACCAGGGGTGGAAGGACTCGGGCGACGGCATCCGCTACGCGGACGGCCGCATCGCCAATGCCCCCATCGCGTTGTGCGAGGTGCAGGCCTACGTCTACGGCGCGTACCTGGCCCGCGCCCACTTCGCGCGCGAGGCGGGGGACGAGGCGACCTTCGAGCGCTTCCGCGCCAAGGCCACCAGGCTCAAGACGGAGTTCAACCGCGACTTCTGGCTCGAGGACCGCGAGTGGCTCGCCATCGGGCTCGACGCCGACAAACGGCCCATCGACTCGCTCACGTCGAACATGGGCCACTGCCTGTGGACGGGCATCGTCGACGACGACAAGGCACGGATCGTCGCCGACAAGCTGATGGCCCCCGAGCTGTTCAGCGGGTGGGGGGTCCGCACCCTGGCGTCCTCCATGGGCGGCTTCAACCCCATCAGCTACCACTGCGGGTCCGTGTGGCCCCACGACACTGCCATCGTCGCCGCCGGCCTGGCCCGGTACGGGTTCATGGAGCACGCCCTGCGGCTGGTGTGCTCCCTGCTGGACGCGGCCACGAGCCTCGGGGGCCGGCTGCCGGAGCTGTTCTGCGGGCTCGACCGTTCGGAGTTCTCCTCGCCCGTCGGCTACCCCACCTCGTGCTCGCCGCAGGCATGGTCGGCGGCCTCGCCGCTGCTGTGCCTGCGCACCATGCTCCGCCTCGACCCGTGGGTGCCCTACGGCAAGACGTGGCTCTCGCCGATGCTCCCCGACGGGATGAAGTACCTCAAGGTGCAAGGCATCCCGCTCGCCGGGTCGCGTGTGACGGTCGAGGTCGACGGTGACGACGTCGACGTGTCCGGGCTGCCGCCCGAAGTCGAGCTCGTCACCGAGCCGCGCCATCCCGCCACCGCGGTCTGAACGCCGGGCGCCGGCGCCCGAGGGGTCAGTCCCCGGCCAGCGTCCGCAGCACGTCGACGGGGCCGAGCGCGGCGTGCGGGATCCCGGCCTGCACGTTCCCGAGGGGGACCACGCCGTCGACGACCTCGTCGTGGGCACCCGCACCGCAGTCCGGTCCGAACGGGACGCGCGCCACCACCTGCACGCCGCCGCCGGTGCCCGCCACGGTCCCGGTGCGTGCGCCCGCGCCAACGCCGGCT
Encoded proteins:
- a CDS encoding glycogen debranching N-terminal domain-containing protein codes for the protein MSEPWTFAGKVATVGQSGGAITLVDESTFAISGRDGDVIAPSAEGLFVRDTRMLSRFELRVNGARPEGLTVVSDDPFSATFVSRCPPGPGRADSTLMVFRRRYVGQGMREDVVVRNFGDEPTFCSVELFLDSDFADLFAVKEGRFGDPDGDISRERRDGQLEFSYRRGTVNRGLVVHIFPVPAVLADDLVRFEVIVPARGEWTGCLEFHPVIEGKAIDPRYLCGQPVDRAAPAERLAKWRRQVPQVETDHEGLRTVIAASAEDLGALRIFDPDFPERVVLAAGAPWFMTVFGRDSLITSWMALLVDPDLALGVLQTLARFQGESIDPRSEEQPGRILHEMRFGDAPSLSLGGGSIYYGTADATPLFVMLLGELRRWGLAREVVDELLPNAERALEWIDNYGDLDGDGYVEYQRMTDRGLANQGWKDSGDGIRYADGRIANAPIALCEVQAYVYGAYLARAHFAREAGDEATFERFRAKATRLKTEFNRDFWLEDREWLAIGLDADKRPIDSLTSNMGHCLWTGIVDDDKARIVADKLMAPELFSGWGVRTLASSMGGFNPISYHCGSVWPHDTAIVAAGLARYGFMEHALRLVCSLLDAATSLGGRLPELFCGLDRSEFSSPVGYPTSCSPQAWSAASPLLCLRTMLRLDPWVPYGKTWLSPMLPDGMKYLKVQGIPLAGSRVTVEVDGDDVDVSGLPPEVELVTEPRHPATAV